The Leopardus geoffroyi isolate Oge1 chromosome D3, O.geoffroyi_Oge1_pat1.0, whole genome shotgun sequence region TCTATGGTAACAGGAAAGGAAATCACACAGGTGCTCACATGAACAAGTTGAAGTGAAAGGCCCTGCTTCATGTAAACCTCTTCTTGGTGGAATCTGTAGGCCTTTACCCAAATAGAGCAATGACAACATGTAACGCGTACttgataaaattgtattttttttttttttacagtcattTGTACAATTTGTTACAAAACCATAGAAGACTACAActtgttttaaatcatttttggtCGGCAAATATGTAAAATCTGTGTGCAATTATCATGTATTTACAGGGCCTCATGTTAGTCATTTTCAATGATTATGCCAACAATGTCACACTCTCCACATAAGACATGGCTTAAGataaatatattagtaaataaatattctgaGAACATATTTCCATAAATGAAATGTGCTGCTAtacatatacagaatatacaTAAGTTGTTTTCTagcctttaaaacattaaaaaaaatggtaatgttGGAGAAGGAGCCCTTAGACCATTTTATTACAAAATCTTTACAGCAAAGTCtttacaaaatatcttttaagtgCTATGGGAgaaggtaaaaaaattttttttttaaaaatagtgtcttGTTAGACCAACACAATAGAGTTtatataaagaatagaaaaaggtctgtttaaaaaataatactcttgattagtaattattttttagacctcatttaaaaagcattagtCATGCATGAGCTTTGAGTAGAAACTAGCAGCACGtaagggaggagggtctgagcgGTGGGACAGCAGATTGGGCTTTATAAAATGGCTTGGGTTCAACAGAGGCGGGAGAGACGGAGTCAGAGCCAGCATATTGAGGCTGTGTCCTATCACAAAGAGGTACCTTGTTGATCAGAAGACCATTTTTAACTGGTTCCAACACTCTTCAGTTTACATGTCTGTCTGTCCCATAtccagggctgggccaggggacttcggcttggcgggggggggggttctcaaTGGAAAATGTGAGGCTCCCAGTTTCCAAGGCCATATGACCCCAGCACACCACTGAGAGGCCACCGACAAAGGTACTTGTCATTATTATTGGAGTCTTATAACTTCGAAGAAGACATTCCTTTTCATTTGAATGCCTAGGCAATATAGTTGGGTTACCACTACATTCTGGTGACCTCCTTGTCTGGTGGGCCAACACAAATTTAAGACAATGGCTGATACTTAAagttttaacatttcattttcctgtttctacCACCCTGTAAACTATAAcaattaaatgtttctttttgccaTCTGTAATTATTGCCCTTTCAAATGAAAATCAGACACATTTATGTTAATAAGCCCCGTTGAAGCCACATTATCTACTCATCTATTTATTGCTTAAGGCTGTTGAGGAGTAGTTTTCCAAGCAGGGCTAAAGAAAGCCACTTTGGGGCTATGGTTTCCAAGAGTATGCACTCAaaggcattaaaaacaaaacaaaaaacaaaaccacaaacaacAAGAAAATCTCAACAATGAGAAGCTGGTTTTTGCAACCCATGTTAGAAGCCATGCCCCCCATCCTTCCCCTAAAACCACGTAATGCAAGCTGTTGTCCCCAGCAGCTGCTACTCCTGGCCCGAGAAATAAAGGCGGCCCGGATCACATGTCAACAGCTTAGGCGCTTCCCACACCCTCGCCAACAGGTGTGCTGGGCAtcagcccggggtggggggagcagcccCCAAGGGACTGTACCTCAGGGACTGGAGGACACATCTCACCATGGTGAGTTCCTAAATGGCAAATGGCTCCATCAGTTGATGTTGGAATTTGTCAAAATCTGGCTACAAGTAGGTAAATGTCCTCATCACAggctgggttaaaaaaaaaaaaaaaaaaaaaaaaagcaaaaaggctTGGGATACAGTGAGACTCTCAGTCAAAACATTCTCATGGACTGGACTTTGGGCAGACTTCCCCTGAGCCTTACATTACTGATGATGGCAACCCAGGGTGGTCTCTATTTACCCACTAGGAGGgcggcagcggggggggggggggggggggggcgcgggcgcCCTAGGCTGTGAGGTTCCTATTCCGCAAATGAGCATTTCAGGTGAGAAACGAATCAAAGTGACCAGAGGAGTTAGTGAACACAAGGGCTAATGTGATtagtttcttctaaaaaaaactttcttaagaACAAGAAGTACATCGATTGGACAAAAAGGATGACAATCCCTGATCTGAAATAGCTTTAAATAGATTCTCCCTTTTAAAAGtggaaacatctttaaaaaaaaaaaaaaatggtttgggtTTTAAAACTCTCCcttcctcttaaaaacaaaaacagcaaaaggctggaaaaatatacaaagacctACCCTTTGGGTCTAAACTATCTGatagtctctttctctgtctcctggaGAATCAATACATAATAGTGCATTAGGTAGAAAGGATAGTAGACATTTGCAGGTGAGATGAGCAATTTCAGCCGTGAGGCAATGGGCTGAAAGACCCTGAAGCGAGCTTCCAGAGGGAAATGGGATGGGAAACGTATCATTCAAACGGAGCTCGGTGCTGACCCCGTGGGATCCCCCGGAAGGCAGCCCAAGGATGCTGGCTGTGCACCCCCCGCAGGCACGCTCCAGcgccctctgtcccttctccggGACACTCTCTGCTCCCTAGACACCAAGGCCACAAAACTACATTCCTCCCGGGTGTTTGTCCCCACACACCCCCTCGAACCATTTCTGCAGCCAGTAGCAGGAAGCCCAAGTTCAGGATTGTGAACTCTGTCCTTTTACCTAAGACGCTGACCCAAAGGGACAGACTTAGGACACTGGGCTGAATTGTCCCTGTCACCCTGGGGCTTTGTGTAGCAATGGCTTGTCCCAGCTCCTCAGTGCTGCAGACCTTCCGCCCTGTTCCTAGCTGTTTCCATCAGCTGCCTAAAGGTGTGGGCTGGAGAGGCATGGCTTCTGAGAAGACCCGAAACTTTGCACGTTGGGATTTgccacaagaaagaaagaggcagcatTGCATTGTTCCTCAGAGTCTGTACCCATATCAACTAGCTTTACTTCAAGTTTCTGGTTCATTTTCTAAGGCAGGTGTAGCCCTGAGCTTTTCAAAGGCCTGAGCCCCCTCTGGGGAGACAACAGTATCTACACATGATGTGGTTCAATTAATgcagcagtgattttttttttcagcaaaagtTGGTGGTTAgggttctttaaaatatatatttaaataactttacatttacatataatatcttaaaaaaaaacagagaactcAATCCCACACACCTCAGAACCCCAAGCACACACACTTTACAAAACAGAATACCATGTTATCAAAAGAGGCAAAAGACTCAGAGAATTTTGTCTGTTGGTTtgttaatggggggtggggatgggggcggTTTGCCACAGGTGGCTCACATTTTGGGTTGAGAAGGAGGGCTCTCTTTATTACCACTTTCGTGTGTTTgtcaaagctaaaaaaaatcttttttttttttctttttttttctttcctgaaggaAGTCAGAGCTTGGAGTCTCCATATAGTCCCCATTTCCAGAATTCCTTCTGAGCTCAGGCTCCCGTGCCGCCGTCTGCTGGGCGAGATCTCTgtcctgggagagagagagagaaatcatcaGAGGACAGAACAGGCACTGGAGGCCCTGGGCACAACACACAGGGACCAGGCAAGGGACTTGGGTGCCCATGCCAGCGTGTGACAGGTTCTCAGGAAGGGACAGCTCCCAACACCGGACAGGCCGTGTTATACAGCAAAGGGCTGAAACAGAGCTCCTTTGCTGAGAGCTCCTCATGCTGTTGGGGGCACAGGTGCCTCCTAGATAGTCAGTCTCCCTCATCTGGAGGTGCAGAGACTTCTGGAAGTCATTAGGTAGCATGAAAACACCACATTCAGCACTGTTGCAGGCACTGGGAAGAGTGGAGAAGACCCCCTCCTGGAAGCTTACAGACCTCAGAACCAAGTAACCTCAGACTGTGATGGCCTGGGAAGTGAGCAGAGGGTGTGAGAGTGACCTTGGAGGAGGCTGAGGATGTGATTCCAGCTGAGATCTGGAGAAGCAGCAGACAAGTTTGGAGGCTGGGATGAACTTGGCTGGCTGGGGCAATAGACAGAGGCCACAGAAGGCTTGAGTAGCCAGGTGGTGAGCGAAGCAGGAGGTGGtcagaggggtgggcagggggcagatcAGACAGAATGGGGTGaggagtttacatttttttaatttaaaggtagTGGCGAGGTACTGAAGGGTTTTCCGGTGTaaagacatatattttaaaaaacaccactGTGGTTCCCATGCAGAACAGAAGGCAAGACCAGCAGGAGACCAGTCAGGAGGCCACTGCCTTGACCGTGGGGAGAGGAAACGGGCCTGCCAGAGATGGCAGGTGCGGGCTGCAGAAGAGATAAATTAGGGATACACTTTGGAAGTGGAACCTGTCCTGTCGTGTTGCAGTATTACTCAAAGGTGCCAGACTGTTTATTAGGGACACAAGACGTTTGGGTACTCTAGAGCAATTTGATGAGGTCTGCTGAGTTGAATGAAAATTCTGGACTTGGATTCTGCATTTTTCTGGGAATTTGATTTTCTGGACAGAGGGAAAACACAAGCCCACGTGGTCCTTGCAGACAGGCTGAGAAGCCCAGGACACTGGAGTGTGGACGGTGGGGTGGGCTCAGGGACAGTGCCAGGCTTTCAGCCTGAGCAttgggtggggagcaggggagaagtGGGGCAGGGCATGCAGCGGGAGGCATTTGGGAGCGCTGCAGTGGACATGACAGGGTGGGATGCTTGTGAGGGTTAGGGAAGAAGGCCTAATGGGTCTAGAACGCAGAGCAAGGGTTGGGGTGGAAATAACACCTGGAAGTCATCAGGTGCAGATGGTGTTTTTAAAGTCAAGGGCATGAAGGAAGTCGCTTAGAAAACAACCTGGAGAAAGAGGACCCCGACTCTGGCCTCCTGTCCTCTCCTATTCTCACCTGCAGCCTCAGTGGCTGTGGCGCTGGACTCCTGAGTGTCCTGGGGGGTACCGGGGAAGCTGGCCCTGGTGGCCTCTGCACCCTCCAGAGGGCAGCTGGGCGAGAGCGGTGCCCTGGCCTGGCAGCAGAGAACCGGCTCTTCTTCCTGGGCTGCTCCCAGGCTTCTGTGGGGCCGCAGGGCATCCGGGCCCAGGGTCCCACCCCAGGGGCTGAGGCCACGGGTCCCTTGGCAGTCTGAGGGCAGGCCTAAGTCACAGTCCACATCCTCCGGAATGATGGGGATGCGCTGGCTCAGGTCCcgggcccctgggtggcagcTGGGCGGGGCCTCCTGGGCGAGCGTGTACTGCACGCTCACGGAGCAGTCCTCAGTGTAGCAGCCGCTGCCCCCTCCGCCACCATGGGCCACCTGCTTCTCTTCATAGAAGCAGCAGGGCAGGCCCTCATATTTCACCCCATCTGTCCTGGCCAAATGGTCTGGGTGAAGACCGTACAGGCCCTGGGAGCTTCCCGGCTGTGACTCCCCACCCGTGGGGCCACAGGCCTCACAGGGCGGGAGACCCAGGAACAGTGTGCTGCCCCCGGCCactcctgcactgggctccagcGTGGCGGGCTGGGGCTCGCAGCAGCAGGCACACGACAGCCCCTCGCGGCCCCCCTTCCAGGTCCTCCTGAGATCCGGGGCAGCCCCGGGAGAAGGCTCGAGCCCCACTTCTGAGGTAGAGCTGGCGGGCCCCCTGTGCTCCAGGGAGGAGTTGCTGCTGTAGTTCATCTCCAGGCTACAGGTGGACAGCTGGTCCCCcgagggagaggcagggccagGCCAAGGCTCTCCCCGCCCCGCACCTTGACCGTGGGCTGCCGGGAGCTCCTCTGGAGGCGGGGAGCCCTCAAGGCACACGACAGGCCCCCGGCCTGAGCCACCGGAACCCCCCACGTCGCTGGTGCGACAGGGGCTCCGGCTGCGGTAGATGAAGGGGTCATAGTCGCTGCTGAGGGAGCTGCGGAAGGTCGAGCAGCTCCCGTACACGCCCTGGTTGCTGACCTCGGTGCAGTCCACCACGGAGTCGCTGGAGGAGCAGTGGCACTGGCcggagctgctgctgctgctgctgctgtcgcTGCCCGGGCAGTCGGCCAGGTAGCCGCTGCACACTGAGCGGTGGCCGTGGTAGCAGCTGAAGCTGGACGTGCTGCCGCTCTCCAGGTGGGAGGGCGGGGCCATGTGCACCACGGTGGGGAACAGCAGGCCGCTgccaccgccgccgccaccgccgccgctcGGGGGGAAGGCGCGGGTCGGGCCCCTGGGAGAGAGGCCCGGGGGAGCCTGGCCCTCCTGCTCTGGGTAGCTGAGGCCCTGGAAGTAGTAGTGTTGGTACATGGTCTCATACTGGGAGAAGCAAGCTGCCTTGGAGAAGCTGCGACCGCTGAACTTGGGCCTGCGGAAGGGGTGAGCTGACGAGTAGGCCCGGTGCTCCAGGCCGCAGCGGTGAGGGGCCAGGGTGTGGTCCAGGTGCAGGGGCGGGTAGCCGCGGATGTAGGTGGGGGTCTGTGGGGAATAGAGGCTCTGCTCCCCGTGCCGGTCCACAGTCAGCAGCGTGACGGGGTTCCCGTGGGAGTCCATGCTTGTCCTGGTAGGGTAAGCCGGGATGGCATTGGTCCTGTGCACGCGGCCGGGGTAGTGCACCGGCAGGATCACCCTCTGCTGCCGGCTGCGCGCAAGGTTGCTGGTCTCCACACACACAGTGCTCGGGTTTCCCTTTTGTTCTGGGGAGAGGTGAGGAAACAACGTCAGCAGGGCTGAGCACATGGGGCTAGAGGGGTAAACAAGGGCAGAGGCTGAAGCAGGAGGCCCGGTCATGTGCCAATGCGCCCCCTCTCATGCCAATGCCCCCTTCTGGGCCATCAGCAAACCCAGCCATGCTGGCTGGGGCCAGCCCACTTCTCTGTTTGAAGGGTGGTCTCACCGGTAAGGGCCTACCTCCCGCCTCCCCTCGGTCCTGCCTAACAAAGACACCATGGGGGTTTGCAGACAGCAGCAAAGGTACCAAGATGAAAGGCACTTTCTCTCTTGGAGAAACAGCTCCCTGGAGTCCACCCAGCATTCCGTGCCCCTCATCCGATACCACAGTGATGCAGGAGCAACACTGTGACCCTGCCATCTCACATTCATCTCCTGTGGCCCGGGAACAACCCCCCAGTTCTGGCCATGGGAGCATCATCACTGTCATTTCTGCTAAAGACATTGTGGGACTAAGGCCTGGAGAGGCCAGATGCCTTGCTCAAGGTCAGGAGGCTGGTTCACGTGAAGAGGCCAAAACGGGAACTCGGGGCAATTCTTCATGGCAGGCTCTCCTAAGGGTTTGGAGGGCTGGTGAACTCTGAAACCCAAGGTCCCCACACTTCCAGGTCCAGAAGGCAGTGCTCGCTCACCAGTCTGCAGCATGTGCCACACTCTTGCTAGGCACTTGGTAGGGACAGTGACTCTTCAGCAACAGTGGAGGCAGGTGACAATTACCTATGATGTTATGCCGACAGTGGGGGCAGGTGTGGTGCTGCAGCAGCCACGGGTCCACGCACTTCCGGTGAAAGCGGTGAGTACAGGGGATAACCCGCAGCTCCTGGCGAGGGAGAGAGGACACACGGCCTGAAGGCAGGGCACAGGTGGAGGGCTAAATGCTTCTTCCTGAGAAGTCCAGCATGGGCCAGGGAGCCCTGTTCACTGTGCCAGTGCCAGAGGCTTCttcctcacccatccccccatctctAGCTACAGGTAGACTCATTTCCCTGTAGTCGGCACCCATGTCTGTGTTCTAGGGAGAAGCCCCAACCACGGTCCTCACTGTTAAGGAAGGAAGCACACAGAAGCAGGCAGCTTTCTCGTTGCCCGAGGAAGGCACTCATGTTCGTGCCGCCCAAAAGGGGAGACCAAAGCCAAGAGCTTCTGCAGCCTGGGGTCTGGAGAGAGGGCTAGGttacccacctcccccccaccccccaccaagacCTTTGCATCTCTGGGATGGTGGCTCCCTCCGGGTGCTCCAACTGGGTATGAGTAGAAAGGAAGATGCCCAGGACTTGTAATTGACAGGAGGAGCCGCCAAGGGCAAtgctctcctgtcctctcctttgCTGGACCCTGGATACTCACCTGAGGGTACATGGTTTCTAACAAAGCAGGCTATGTGGAGAGGAGGTGATGAGGTTTTCTGAGGCAGAACCACCTCTGGAATTCCTGAGCCAAAGCACCCTCCAAATTTGCTAATGtgactttgtttttccattccctGACCGGCTCAACACAATAATATTCAAGCTAATACCTAATGTTGTGCCTGACCTTGGCAAGAGTTCTACCTGCATTTTCTCATGTAACCTTTGTGATCACCTTGACTGCATGCCCGTCTCAGGCTCATGTCTCGAGCACAGCATAGAGAATGAAGTCACTTGCTTGAGATCACAAAGCTAGAACCTGCCCTGGGTCAGGATTAGAACGCAGGCAGTCTGCACCTAAAGACCATTCAAGGCCCTCTTAATCTCAAGGCCACTGCAAAAACTCCTTTTTTTCATCCAACAGCCTATCTGGGAGCAGAACGCTTTCATTAAAGGGGCATCAAATGTCTGCAACCGATTCTGAAGTGGTTTGCTTCcccaaatgtgtgtgtttgtgtatctcTGTCTGGAGAGAGATTAGGCAAACACGGCACAGTGTTAACAAAGGGTTATTCTAGGTGAATGATGCACCATTCACTGAAGGACTCCTGCAGCTTTCCTGAAAGTCTGACATTTTCAGGATAAAAAGCTAGAAGAAAAAAGGTAGCCATCACATCTCTTGTCTCCTGAGTAAAAACACCCAGTGTTCCACGGGGCTTTGCAGGAGAGGTTTGCTTTAAGCCATGTCTCAGTTTCCAGAAGAGCAATTCTAAAATTAAGTCAGTAcatgtagggggcgcctggggggctcaggcagttaactgtctgactcttgatttcagctcaggtcacgatctcgcagtttgagatggagcctcgtgttgggctccatgctggcagtgcagagcccgcttgggattctctctctccctctctctctctctgcctcttccctgctcttgtgcgctcactctctcaaaaaaaaaaaaaaaaaaaaaggaaaaaaattaaaaaataaaattatgtcaaTACGTGTAAATGTTCTTAACACCAGACATCGTCTGGCCTCGCATATATTTCTGATCAACTTCTGAAATCATGTGGGTGGAAGCTGGGCCCTCTAGCAAGAGTGTCTGCGTCGCGACCACCCTCTTCCAGGGGTGAAGAGCGGTTAGACTGTCTCAGGCCACCTCCTCGAGACCTAGGCGTTTAAACCCTTCTGCCCCTACAAGGCTGTGGGAAAAGGACACGGGGCTCTGTCCTTTCAGGTCCTGTGCACCTCTACTGACCTgtccatcccacccccacccaggacgGGCCCTGCCTCTGCCATTACCTCTCCGTCGATGTACTTCTCCAGGCAGATGGCGCAGTCGGACGTGGAGCTGCTGCTGAGCGTGTCCAGGGCCCCACAGCTGCCCTCCCGGCGCCCCTTGCTCTTGGAGTTGAACTTTCTGGTTTCCATCTTCTCCAGAGCCTGTACGGCCAGCCTGTTCATGGAATTCTGTGCAGCAGAATGTGGTCTGTGTTAGGGTTTGGGACGGATTTACGGTGGTAGTCGCCCCGAGGGCCATAGCATCTAACACATGGGGACGGGTATAACGCTAGTCCTTTATTAGACCAGATCAGCACAGGCTTTTGAGAAAGCGCTAAAAATTCAGACTGCTGCGGCACAGATTTTCCAGACCCCTGAGGGTCAACGACTTGAACGCAGGCTTCACCCAAGTGGCAGTATCAGCAGAGGTATATACTTCAATTGGTTGGCCAACTCTGCAAGACCCTGAGTTATTGACCTGCTCTATACCCAGGGTTCCTCCTCTTTACACTGAAGAAAGTTCTGAGGGCAAATGAGACAATGCACGTGGGTGGTCGCCAAACCCACCCACTTCGAGCCACCCAACTTTGTGAGAAGTCGGTGATCCTCTTGACAGATTGCCTGCCAATGTCCACCGTCTCTCTCCTGAGATGTCACGGTACACATGGGACAGTCTAGATTCTCGTTTACCCTCTCCATCAAACTTTGCCCCTAAATCCTGCCTTCCTATGAGCACAGTGATGTGCTAGCTGGGGCACAAAGATGGCTACTTTGTTTATCGAGAATCGTCTAGAGAGAGCTTGGAAGATGCAGATCcagattcagcaggtctggggtgtggcctgagagtctgcatttctaccaAGCTCCCTGGTGATGCGGACACTGCTGGTCCCCAGATCACAGCTgaggagcaggctccagggctccacATTAACCTTTAGACGTTTCTTGAGACAACTCCCAGCTGGAAGCGTTCCCAAGGCTCGGCCTTTATAGTTCTGGCCCTTTGGGAACAGAGAAGACATAGAGTGATAAGCTTTGCTCTTGCTTTTCTCTATCTTTATGGCTCGTAGGCCCCTGGGAACCGGCTGCACAGCTCAGGCCCCCACCCTCGTTTTCACTAGTGACAGGGCGGCGGGGATCTGCGCTCGCCGGCTGCTCGGACGTATTACCTGACTGCGCCGCTGCTTCAGCTTGATTTTGACAAGGAGGATGAGGCAGACCAAGGAGACCACGACGAAGAACGCCAAGAAAATCCCCATGTCGAAGTACTCGGTGGGTTGCTGGAACAGAACACAAGACACGATGAGTCACGCGGGTCTCTTCGGCCTGGGGATCGGCACATGGCCCGTGTCAGCGCTGGTCGGAATAAGGATGGGGCTGACTCGGGTGCATTTCCCCTCGTTCGCAGGAGACACCCAGGGTGTGTGCGGGCTAAGCTGCACACACGGGGTGATCGCCAGGCCCAGGCGGTCCCCCACGGTGTGGCTAGGGGGAGGCCTGCAGCAGTCTCAGCCAGGCCTCCTCACAGCCGAGAGAACTCCCATCATAAAGCTTCGCTCCCTGTGGAGTAGCGCGAAGTTCGCTGTAACCAGCAGGAGAGGCCCAGCCAAATAAACACGAATATCATATTTATGGGACAAAGGAGTGAGTGTCATGTTTTGAGGGAACAGTGATTACTAACCATATAATTAATGGTTTACAACAACTCAGAAAATTGTATGCTGCTTCCGCAAATATCAGCTTCCACTACAATGAGTCACATTTACCCAAgtgctcttttctcctttaaaaagaaGCCGGCAAAGGCAGTTCTTTTGCAAATTCCCGCGACTCTTGAGTTCTTATCTTTTCCTCAGAGCACAGTGCCTCTTCAAGCCTTGAAGCCACCTCACCCAGGACACACATTTAGCTAAGAGGAGTAGGGTTTTACACACATTTAGCTAAGAGGAGTAGGGTTTCTAGATAGTTTGTGCATGTACAAGAACCCTCCTATATGTGAATATTCCAGTATTTGTGATAAGGAAACAAACCCTGTATGAGGCACCTGTCCCAGGTTGCTAGAATCTTCAGTCTGAGGTTTGGGCAAAAGATACCAGTGAAGGGTTACTGGCCAGCAGTGTCCCTTTGACACTCAAGTGAAGCCTAAATGCTATTCGTCGACCACCTACAAGTGGTGAACTTCAATCCCACTTGAAAGCTAGGTGTCCCAGACTCAAATATAAGTTAGGGgttttctgggcgcctgggtggctcagtcagttgagcgcttgactcttgacattggctcaggtcatgatctcaagtcgtgagaccgagccctgcatcgggttccacactgagcatggagcctgtttgggattctccctctccctctccctctctccctgcccttcccccatgcacgcatgcattctctttttctctctcaccaaataaataaataaataaacaaacaaacaaactaaaaaaaaaaaaaaaagtaagttaggGGTTTTTTCAACAATGCAATTTATCCTCCGGGAAGAAGGAAGTTTGGCCTTTTTCTGTAGTCTGGGTCAAATGGAAGGAAGGGGGACAAGGGAAGCTGGGTGCTGGGATTCCTTCCTTCAATCCTCCTCAGCCTTTcagaggggggcgggagggaagagaaagaaggacaggAGGCTACCAAGAGGGAGTGCCGGGTGGAAGAGACCAGAAACACCTTAGCACAAATCATCTACTTCCGGAAGGTCTTTTCACATCCTTTGTAAAGGAACGCGAGGGCTGACATTTCTCCTTGGCCTGCGGACTTATACCTAATCTAAACTGCAGGACCTAGGCTGTGTCAGCATGTTAGACAAGAAAGAAGATTGGAACAAGAGCCCAAAGAGAATAAAGGCACAGGGAGCAGCGGAGAGGGTGCCGGGCTCACTCGAGGCGGGCGGTGCTGAATCCTTGCTCGAGCTACTTTCTGCTTGTTGACGATGTTCATCAGCTTGATGGCATCTGCACCCTTCACGTACACCACCGGCCTCTTGAGTGGGTCTTCTGAGCCCTGGTTTAGCTGTGGACAGAAAGACAATGCTGGTTAAAGGGCGTGCTTACtttaagaaggagagagagtgaggctgAAGGGAAAGAACAGCAGACACCATTTGAAAATCCCCAAAGTCCTCAAGCGGGACAGCCTTGGAGCTTCTGGAAGGGCGAGGCTGAGAACAATGCTCGTTTCAGAATGGCGTGGGCAGGCTGAAGGCCCAGAAGGGTCTGTGAAAATGCCCCCCACAGCCACCAACCTCCTGGCTCTTCACTCCTCTCAATACCCTTGCCTTGGAGTCTGAATGACGTCTAGACATGGGTCTCTAGTGTCAGCGGGCAAGCGCAAAGCCCTGAGACGAGGGTGACAGCCCCGTGACACGCCGAGCTAACTGAAGCCCTCTCTGGGGCGGGGGCTGCAATGGTGCATGGCCCGAGGAGTTTACCTGGTCAATAGCTTCTGGGTTTTCTGATACATCAAAGATGACGGCAGTGGCTCCCCGCTGCACTGCCCGCTTGGCCtggcaggggaaaaaagaacaggTTGGCACTCTTGCTCCTCTGACCTTTCCAGAGCTGGCCTGGGAAATCAGACTTGTGTTCGAACGTGGAATCTGACAGTTACCAACttctgtgactctgggcaagttgcTAATAGCTTCCCGAAACCTcaactttcccatctgtaaaagaaACAAGAGGGGACGAGGGGACAATGCCACCTACGTTGTACGGCTGCATTAGGAGAACCAGAGTTAGAATAGGTGGAAATAACTACCCGGGTACTGAATTAACCTTTGTCTCCCTATCCagccaaacattaaaaacaaatcaacaacctGCCCCATCAGCATGAAGGTATTGGTTTCAGGATCTTCTGCTATGAACACAGAGCCACTGGCAACCAAAGTAAATGCCTCTGGTCCTTGTCTTGTGGTCCCGCATCGTTCCCGCGTCACCCAGGGCTGCCGTGAGACTGGCACACGGAATATTTCCAAGGGGATCTCAAAATGGTCAGCTTAATAACTGACATAAGCTGAAGACCTCTGGAGATGTTGTCAGAGGGAAAAGCTCCGAGAAAAAATCGTAAATGGGGATTTAGAGCAGTTGGCTGCCAAACCTGGCTGCACATCAAAAACCACTTGGGAAG contains the following coding sequences:
- the ZNRF3 gene encoding E3 ubiquitin-protein ligase ZNRF3 isoform X1, translating into MRPRSGGRPGAPGRRRHRLRRRPRGPRGRRLPPPPPLPLLLGLLLAAAGPGAARAKETAFVEVVLFESSPSGDYTTYTTGLTGRFSRAGATLSAEGEIVQMHPLGLCNNNDEEDLYEYGWVGVVKLEQPELDPKPCLTVLGKAKRAVQRGATAVIFDVSENPEAIDQLNQGSEDPLKRPVVYVKGADAIKLMNIVNKQKVARARIQHRPPRQPTEYFDMGIFLAFFVVVSLVCLILLVKIKLKQRRSQNSMNRLAVQALEKMETRKFNSKSKGRREGSCGALDTLSSSSTSDCAICLEKYIDGEELRVIPCTHRFHRKCVDPWLLQHHTCPHCRHNIIEQKGNPSTVCVETSNLARSRQQRVILPVHYPGRVHRTNAIPAYPTRTSMDSHGNPVTLLTVDRHGEQSLYSPQTPTYIRGYPPLHLDHTLAPHRCGLEHRAYSSAHPFRRPKFSGRSFSKAACFSQYETMYQHYYFQGLSYPEQEGQAPPGLSPRGPTRAFPPSGGGGGGGGSGLLFPTVVHMAPPSHLESGSTSSFSCYHGHRSVCSGYLADCPGSDSSSSSSSSGQCHCSSSDSVVDCTEVSNQGVYGSCSTFRSSLSSDYDPFIYRSRSPCRTSDVGGSGGSGRGPVVCLEGSPPPEELPAAHGQGAGRGEPWPGPASPSGDQLSTCSLEMNYSSNSSLEHRGPASSTSEVGLEPSPGAAPDLRRTWKGGREGLSCACCCEPQPATLEPSAGVAGGSTLFLGLPPCEACGPTGGESQPGSSQGLYGLHPDHLARTDGVKYEGLPCCFYEEKQVAHGGGGGSGCYTEDCSVSVQYTLAQEAPPSCHPGARDLSQRIPIIPEDVDCDLGLPSDCQGTRGLSPWGGTLGPDALRPHRSLGAAQEEEPVLCCQARAPLSPSCPLEGAEATRASFPGTPQDTQESSATATEAAGQRSRPADGGTGA
- the ZNRF3 gene encoding E3 ubiquitin-protein ligase ZNRF3 isoform X3, with translation MDGFGRWNQQNLAKRAVQRGATAVIFDVSENPEAIDQLNQGSEDPLKRPVVYVKGADAIKLMNIVNKQKVARARIQHRPPRQPTEYFDMGIFLAFFVVVSLVCLILLVKIKLKQRRSQNSMNRLAVQALEKMETRKFNSKSKGRREGSCGALDTLSSSSTSDCAICLEKYIDGEELRVIPCTHRFHRKCVDPWLLQHHTCPHCRHNIIEQKGNPSTVCVETSNLARSRQQRVILPVHYPGRVHRTNAIPAYPTRTSMDSHGNPVTLLTVDRHGEQSLYSPQTPTYIRGYPPLHLDHTLAPHRCGLEHRAYSSAHPFRRPKFSGRSFSKAACFSQYETMYQHYYFQGLSYPEQEGQAPPGLSPRGPTRAFPPSGGGGGGGGSGLLFPTVVHMAPPSHLESGSTSSFSCYHGHRSVCSGYLADCPGSDSSSSSSSSGQCHCSSSDSVVDCTEVSNQGVYGSCSTFRSSLSSDYDPFIYRSRSPCRTSDVGGSGGSGRGPVVCLEGSPPPEELPAAHGQGAGRGEPWPGPASPSGDQLSTCSLEMNYSSNSSLEHRGPASSTSEVGLEPSPGAAPDLRRTWKGGREGLSCACCCEPQPATLEPSAGVAGGSTLFLGLPPCEACGPTGGESQPGSSQGLYGLHPDHLARTDGVKYEGLPCCFYEEKQVAHGGGGGSGCYTEDCSVSVQYTLAQEAPPSCHPGARDLSQRIPIIPEDVDCDLGLPSDCQGTRGLSPWGGTLGPDALRPHRSLGAAQEEEPVLCCQARAPLSPSCPLEGAEATRASFPGTPQDTQESSATATEAAGQRSRPADGGTGA